In Mucilaginibacter celer, one DNA window encodes the following:
- a CDS encoding sensor histidine kinase: MKLSERYNRVNLIATVVIMLITGAIYYQAISLILTDQKDKSLEVEEQEIFDYVKLNHRLPQVFESKDQQISFTSAEPNSVKREFINTGYYREKDEPESGRGLISSVNVNGRFYKIEIVESKVETEDLIQIIFGITIGVILLLLLVLLITNRLILSRLWQPFHSILGELKQFKVTDNSDIAPLNTRIDEFNDLHQEVTAMAERVKRDYKDLKTFTENASHELLTPIAVINSKLDTLIQTENFSQQQSKLLGDLYGAVSRLTRLNQSLLLLVKIENKLLTDQQSINLKELIEELLYQLEDIFGDKMITISASLQDKEITASRYLVDILLNNLIINAVRHNHEDGEIIINLTEDSLSVKNTGENTSLDNERIFTRFHKSSTSEGSGLGLTISKQICESLGYELVYSYEAPHHSFMVRF; this comes from the coding sequence ATGAAACTCTCCGAAAGGTACAACCGGGTAAACCTGATTGCCACCGTAGTTATCATGCTGATAACCGGGGCTATTTATTATCAGGCTATCAGCCTAATCCTTACGGACCAGAAAGACAAATCGTTAGAAGTTGAAGAACAGGAAATATTTGATTATGTAAAGCTCAATCATCGCCTGCCGCAGGTTTTTGAATCAAAAGACCAGCAGATCAGCTTTACTTCGGCCGAGCCTAATTCTGTAAAACGTGAATTTATCAATACAGGGTATTACCGCGAAAAAGACGAGCCCGAATCGGGCCGGGGGCTTATCAGTTCGGTAAACGTGAACGGCAGGTTTTATAAAATTGAAATAGTTGAATCGAAGGTTGAAACCGAGGATCTGATCCAAATCATTTTCGGCATTACTATCGGCGTTATCCTCTTATTACTATTGGTTTTACTCATTACCAACCGACTTATTTTAAGCAGGCTCTGGCAGCCTTTCCACAGCATTCTGGGCGAGCTGAAACAATTTAAAGTTACCGATAACAGCGACATCGCCCCACTCAATACCCGGATAGATGAGTTTAACGACCTGCACCAGGAGGTAACCGCCATGGCCGAACGCGTAAAACGCGATTATAAAGACCTAAAAACTTTTACCGAAAACGCATCGCACGAGCTGCTTACCCCTATCGCGGTAATAAACTCTAAACTGGATACCCTGATCCAGACAGAAAATTTTAGTCAGCAGCAAAGTAAACTTTTGGGCGATTTGTATGGGGCCGTTTCCCGCCTTACAAGGCTTAACCAATCTTTATTATTATTGGTGAAGATTGAGAACAAGCTGCTCACCGATCAGCAAAGCATCAACCTCAAAGAATTGATTGAAGAACTATTATACCAGTTAGAGGATATTTTCGGCGATAAGATGATCACCATTTCAGCCTCGCTTCAGGATAAGGAAATTACGGCCAGCCGGTACCTTGTTGACATTTTGCTCAATAACCTTATCATTAACGCTGTGAGGCACAACCACGAAGATGGAGAGATTATCATAAACCTTACAGAAGATAGCCTGAGCGTAAAAAACACCGGCGAAAATACCTCTTTGGATAATGAGCGAATTTTTACCCGTTTTCATAAATCATCCACCTCTGAAGGCAGCGGGCTTGGGCTTACCATTTCCAAACAGATTTGCGAAAGTTTAGGTTATGAACTGGTTTACAGTTACGAAGCGCCTCATCATAGCTTCATGGTTAGGTTTTAA
- a CDS encoding fatty acid desaturase — translation MIKKTDFVYSQESEPHRIRTKKILKEFPQLRKLIGKNPKTIWAIIGLVSFQVVLAWFVRDQSWWIVFGAAYLLGAFADHALFVMIHECTHQLLFKNRNANRWASMFANLPQILPSAISFEKYHIKHHAFQGVHELDADLPNKWEAKLISNSFFGKALWLLLFPVFQLFRLSRLREIHPFDKWILTNWLLQAAFTTAIAYFMGWHAVAFLLLSFSFSVGLHPLGARWIQEHYLTVTEEQETYSYYGNFNAVAFNVGFHNEHHDFPSIPWNKLPEIRKTAPEYYDTLHYHTSWTKLFFQFLFDREISLFNRIVRRDRGKVALTDISKPDVDLIKAETSKPQLEEVEK, via the coding sequence ATGATAAAAAAGACTGATTTTGTTTATTCCCAGGAGTCTGAACCTCATCGTATTCGTACAAAGAAGATTTTAAAGGAGTTTCCGCAACTGCGTAAGCTTATTGGTAAAAACCCAAAAACCATATGGGCCATTATTGGGCTTGTATCTTTCCAGGTAGTTTTAGCCTGGTTTGTACGCGACCAATCATGGTGGATTGTTTTCGGGGCAGCCTATCTGTTAGGTGCTTTTGCCGATCATGCCTTGTTTGTAATGATTCACGAATGCACTCACCAGTTGCTCTTTAAAAATCGTAATGCTAACCGCTGGGCATCTATGTTTGCCAATTTACCGCAAATTTTGCCAAGTGCCATTTCGTTCGAAAAATATCACATCAAACACCATGCTTTTCAGGGAGTACACGAGTTGGATGCCGATTTGCCAAACAAATGGGAAGCAAAACTGATCAGCAATTCATTTTTTGGTAAGGCCTTGTGGCTGTTACTCTTCCCGGTATTCCAATTGTTCCGTTTATCACGTTTACGCGAAATCCATCCGTTTGATAAATGGATCCTAACCAATTGGTTATTGCAGGCAGCATTTACTACCGCCATAGCTTACTTTATGGGTTGGCATGCAGTAGCATTCCTGTTACTAAGCTTCTCATTTTCGGTTGGTTTGCACCCGCTTGGCGCCCGCTGGATCCAGGAGCATTACCTTACCGTTACCGAAGAGCAGGAAACATACAGCTACTATGGCAATTTTAACGCAGTTGCCTTTAACGTAGGCTTCCATAACGAGCACCACGATTTCCCTTCTATCCCATGGAATAAGCTCCCCGAAATAAGGAAAACAGCGCCGGAGTACTACGATACCCTGCACTATCACACCTCATGGACCAAATTGTTTTTCCAGTTTTTGTTCGATAGGGAGATCTCGCTCTTTAACCGCATTGTGCGCAGAGACCGGGGCAAGGTAGCCTTAACAGATATATCCAAACCGGATGTTGACCTGATAAAAGCTGAAACCTCAAAACCTCAGCTTGAAGAGGTAGAAAAATAA
- a CDS encoding TolC family protein has translation MALWLYSFVTQAQTYNLDHYLELAKSNSPLLKDLQNQIASGQLDSMRIKAGYRPQVSANSTGLYAPVARGYGYAPAITNEHTLAALMGVNQSLDSKKNIAAQIDAVKLQSQTVSNTAKISEQDLKKAVTAQYIAAYGSLQQVKFNQDVIALLNREESLLKKLTRTNVYRQSDYLTFLVTLKQQELTLSQARLQYKNDYTTLNYLTGITDTSYVELLDPILQKKPSVDAANSIFFSQYKTDSLKTVNSKALVDFSYKPKINLLADGGYNSDFLSGPAYKNFGVSVGFSFTLPLYDGGQRKIQYRKLSLEEDTRRTYKAFFDRQYRQQIAQLDQQIIGSEQLLAQIDEQMKYTESLVKVDTQLMQTGDVRVADLVLAINNYLAIKNLKTQTNINRLQLINQLNYWNK, from the coding sequence TTGGCGCTCTGGTTATACAGCTTTGTAACACAGGCGCAAACCTATAATCTTGATCATTACCTGGAGCTGGCCAAAAGCAACAGTCCGCTGTTGAAAGATCTGCAAAACCAAATAGCTTCGGGGCAGTTGGATAGCATGCGGATTAAGGCGGGTTACCGGCCGCAGGTAAGCGCCAACAGTACCGGTTTATACGCACCTGTAGCCAGAGGCTACGGCTATGCCCCCGCTATTACCAACGAGCATACTTTAGCCGCATTAATGGGCGTTAACCAATCGCTGGATAGCAAAAAAAATATTGCCGCGCAGATTGATGCCGTCAAATTACAATCGCAAACCGTTAGCAATACAGCAAAGATCTCCGAGCAGGATTTGAAAAAGGCTGTCACCGCGCAATACATAGCCGCTTACGGTAGCCTGCAACAGGTAAAGTTTAACCAGGATGTGATTGCCCTGCTTAACCGGGAAGAAAGCCTGCTAAAAAAACTCACCCGTACCAACGTTTACCGCCAAAGCGATTATCTTACTTTTTTAGTAACGCTTAAGCAGCAGGAGCTTACCCTGTCGCAGGCCCGGCTTCAATATAAAAACGACTATACTACGCTTAACTATCTAACCGGTATTACCGATACCAGCTATGTAGAGCTGCTCGATCCCATACTGCAAAAAAAACCGTCGGTAGATGCGGCCAACAGCATTTTCTTCAGCCAGTATAAAACAGATAGTTTAAAAACAGTGAACAGCAAGGCATTGGTTGATTTTAGCTACAAGCCTAAAATAAACCTGCTGGCCGATGGTGGCTACAACTCCGACTTTTTAAGCGGACCGGCGTATAAAAACTTTGGCGTAAGTGTTGGTTTTAGTTTCACCCTGCCCTTATATGATGGCGGGCAACGCAAGATCCAATACCGCAAGCTATCTTTAGAAGAAGATACCCGCCGCACTTACAAAGCCTTTTTCGACAGGCAGTACCGGCAGCAGATTGCGCAACTGGATCAGCAGATCATCGGCAGCGAACAACTCTTAGCCCAGATAGACGAGCAAATGAAATACACCGAAAGCCTGGTAAAAGTTGATACCCAACTGATGCAAACCGGCGATGTACGTGTGGCCGATCTTGTACTGGCTATCAATAACTATCTTGCCATCAAAAACCTTAAAACGCAAACCAACATCAACAGGCTGCAACTCATCAATCAGCTAAACTACTGGAATAAATAA
- a CDS encoding efflux RND transporter permease subunit codes for MNQRKNYFITHRKPLGLVLALIIMGGLFAYSKLQTSLFPEITFPKIKIIADQGLQPVNKMMVTVTKPLENAIKQVPDLQLVRSTTSRGSCEISALFNWNADIDLSQQRIQSSIDQIRNDLPADVNISVAKMNPSILPVSGYTLESHNLSPIELRQLATYTVKPFLSQVDGVSEVRVIGGKLKEYWLTLDQEKMTALGLTPDIISTTLATTNFVKSEGYLSDYKRMYLTVTDATINAKDQLEQLVISNNRKRVVRLADFATIQVNEGIEYTRINANGHDGVLIAVIKQPNANLISVSNDMADKVDALKKILPKGVTIRPYYIQADFVNDSVKSVSDSLWIGLLLAIIVAIIFLRSVKASVTILITIPVTLGLSLLILYWLGYTFNIMTLGAIAASIGLIIDDAIVVVEQIHRVHEEHPDELSSHLVRKAIDYLFPAMVGSSISTIVIFIPFVLMSGVAGAYFKVLTDTMIITLLSSFFITWIGLPVIYLLITGKPKLKQNTKTKHEEVHIVKQQTWVSFFILRPYVSIIIIAALTAVIVIVPSLLETGFLPDMDEGSVVLDYKSPPGTSLEETDRMLKQIEKQIVKDPDVAAYSRRTGTQMGFFITEPNSGDYLIQLKKDRTKSTEEVISDLRKMVAETQPALEVEFGQVITDMLGDLTTSAEPIEIKVFGDNQQTLQALSRQIAGLVEKVPGTADVLPGIIIAGPTVSIQPHYSKLAQFGITAADLQMQVQTALEGNVIGSLLEKEQLSPIRMVYPGNRVLNVNGIHNLRVFLPNGKLIPITELASVELKEGDAEVNRENLQSMNVISARLEGSDLGTVIPAIQKTIQDHVNLPSGYHVEYGGAYAQQQQSFKELLMILITACALVFGVILFLFRQFRIAILILVIGILGIAGSFLALYLTATPLNVGSYTGLIMIVGIIGENAIFTFLQFKESALENHNQDIDAAITFAISTRLRPKLMTALGAIIALMPLALGIGAGAQLHQPLAIAVIGGFLAALPLLLIVLPAMLRILYRKGFTEHPNQLNEPQRV; via the coding sequence ATGAACCAGCGCAAAAACTATTTCATTACGCACCGCAAGCCTTTGGGACTTGTACTGGCGCTCATTATAATGGGTGGGCTGTTTGCCTATTCCAAACTACAAACTTCGCTTTTCCCCGAGATCACGTTTCCGAAGATCAAGATCATTGCTGATCAGGGTTTACAGCCTGTAAACAAAATGATGGTTACGGTCACTAAGCCGTTGGAGAACGCCATTAAGCAGGTACCCGATCTGCAATTGGTTCGCAGCACTACCAGCAGAGGCAGCTGCGAGATCTCGGCCCTTTTTAACTGGAATGCAGATATCGACCTGAGCCAGCAACGCATCCAATCCAGCATCGATCAGATCAGGAACGATCTGCCTGCCGATGTTAATATCAGCGTGGCTAAAATGAACCCTTCTATTTTGCCGGTTAGTGGTTACACCTTGGAGAGCCATAACCTTTCCCCCATCGAGTTGCGGCAACTGGCTACCTATACGGTAAAGCCATTCCTTTCGCAGGTTGATGGGGTATCCGAGGTTAGGGTTATCGGCGGTAAACTGAAAGAATACTGGCTTACGCTTGATCAGGAAAAAATGACCGCTTTGGGCCTTACGCCGGATATTATCAGCACCACGCTGGCTACCACCAATTTTGTTAAATCGGAAGGTTACCTATCTGATTATAAGCGCATGTACCTTACCGTTACCGACGCTACCATCAACGCCAAAGATCAACTGGAACAACTGGTGATTAGCAATAACCGCAAGCGCGTAGTACGCCTGGCTGATTTTGCTACCATACAGGTAAACGAAGGCATCGAATACACCCGCATCAATGCTAACGGGCACGACGGGGTTTTGATAGCAGTAATAAAACAGCCTAATGCCAACCTCATTTCGGTAAGTAATGATATGGCCGATAAAGTAGATGCGCTGAAGAAAATCCTGCCAAAAGGGGTAACCATCAGGCCATACTATATCCAGGCCGATTTTGTGAACGATTCGGTTAAAAGTGTGAGCGACAGCCTGTGGATAGGTTTGTTGCTCGCTATTATTGTAGCTATAATTTTCCTGCGCTCGGTTAAGGCAAGCGTTACCATATTGATCACTATCCCGGTAACCTTAGGCTTATCATTGCTGATACTTTACTGGCTGGGCTACACTTTCAATATCATGACTTTGGGAGCTATAGCGGCTTCAATAGGTTTAATTATCGACGATGCCATTGTAGTAGTTGAGCAGATTCACCGGGTACATGAAGAACACCCCGATGAGCTGAGCAGCCATTTGGTGCGCAAAGCTATCGACTACCTGTTTCCGGCTATGGTAGGTTCATCCATCAGTACTATTGTAATTTTTATTCCATTTGTGCTGATGAGCGGCGTGGCGGGGGCATACTTCAAGGTGCTTACTGACACCATGATCATTACGTTGCTTTCGTCATTTTTTATAACCTGGATAGGGCTGCCGGTAATTTACCTGCTCATCACCGGTAAGCCAAAACTGAAACAAAACACCAAAACCAAACACGAAGAGGTACACATCGTAAAGCAACAAACATGGGTAAGCTTTTTTATCCTGAGGCCTTATGTAAGCATCATTATCATTGCGGCACTTACAGCAGTTATTGTGATCGTACCATCGCTTTTAGAAACCGGCTTTCTACCCGATATGGACGAAGGCAGCGTTGTGCTCGATTATAAATCGCCTCCGGGTACATCGTTGGAAGAAACCGACCGGATGCTGAAACAGATAGAAAAGCAAATTGTAAAAGATCCGGATGTCGCTGCTTACTCGCGTCGCACCGGCACTCAAATGGGCTTCTTTATCACCGAACCTAACAGCGGTGATTACCTCATCCAACTCAAAAAAGATCGTACAAAAAGTACAGAAGAGGTAATCAGCGACCTGCGTAAAATGGTAGCCGAAACCCAGCCCGCCCTCGAGGTAGAGTTTGGCCAGGTAATAACCGATATGCTGGGCGACCTCACCACCTCGGCGGAGCCAATAGAGATCAAAGTATTTGGCGATAACCAGCAAACGCTGCAAGCCTTATCCCGCCAGATTGCCGGACTGGTTGAAAAAGTTCCAGGTACTGCCGATGTGCTACCGGGCATCATCATAGCCGGGCCAACCGTGAGCATCCAACCCCATTACAGCAAACTGGCGCAATTCGGCATTACCGCCGCCGATCTGCAAATGCAGGTACAAACAGCTTTAGAGGGAAATGTAATAGGTAGCCTGTTAGAGAAAGAACAGCTCTCCCCCATCCGCATGGTTTACCCTGGCAACCGGGTGCTTAATGTTAATGGCATCCACAACCTGCGCGTATTTCTGCCCAATGGTAAACTGATCCCGATAACCGAACTGGCCTCGGTAGAATTAAAAGAAGGCGATGCTGAAGTGAACCGCGAAAACCTGCAAAGCATGAACGTGATCAGCGCACGTTTAGAGGGAAGCGATCTGGGCACCGTGATCCCGGCTATACAGAAAACCATACAGGATCATGTAAACCTGCCAAGTGGCTATCACGTGGAATATGGCGGGGCATATGCGCAGCAACAGCAATCCTTTAAAGAATTATTGATGATTCTCATTACCGCCTGCGCTTTGGTTTTCGGGGTGATCCTGTTCCTGTTCAGACAATTCAGGATAGCCATACTTATTTTGGTGATCGGCATATTGGGGATAGCGGGCAGTTTCCTGGCCTTGTATCTTACAGCAACGCCACTTAATGTTGGCAGCTATACCGGCCTCATTATGATTGTAGGTATTATTGGAGAAAACGCCATTTTCACCTTCCTTCAATTTAAAGAAAGTGCGCTTGAAAACCATAACCAGGATATTGATGCGGCCATAACTTTCGCCATCAGCACCCGTTTGCGCCCAAAATTGATGACAGCTTTAGGAGCTATCATCGCCTTAATGCCATTGGCTTTAGGCATTGGCGCCGGGGCACAATTGCATCAACCTTTAGCCATTGCCGTTATTGGCGGTTTTTTAGCGGCATTGCCCTTATTACTTATTGTTTTACCGGCAATGCTACGTATATTGTACCGCAAAGGGTTTACAGAACACCCCAACCAATTAAATGAGCCGCAAAGGGTATAA
- a CDS encoding response regulator transcription factor yields MKILIVEDEEGLRESIEEYFADAGNICETVATYQAALAKIQLYRYDCILLDITLPGGSGIDILKALKANNFPDGVLIISAKNSLDDRLQGLDLGADDYLVKPFHLSELKARVSAIVRRKMFNGSNVLNFNELSIDLMAKTVTVNGTPVKFTRKELSLLIYFISNKGKVISKNAIAEHLWGDGIDMANNFDFIYSHIKNVRKKIMEAGGKDYIYAAYGMGYKFADQ; encoded by the coding sequence TTGAAAATACTTATTGTTGAAGATGAAGAAGGCCTGCGCGAAAGTATAGAAGAGTACTTTGCCGATGCCGGCAATATTTGCGAAACCGTAGCAACCTACCAGGCCGCCCTGGCCAAAATACAACTTTACCGATATGATTGTATCCTGCTGGACATTACCCTGCCGGGGGGTAGTGGCATCGACATATTAAAAGCTCTCAAAGCCAATAACTTTCCGGATGGCGTATTAATTATTTCAGCTAAAAATTCGCTTGATGACCGCCTGCAGGGCCTGGACCTTGGTGCCGACGATTACCTCGTGAAACCTTTTCATCTTTCGGAGTTAAAGGCCAGGGTATCGGCCATTGTGCGGCGCAAAATGTTTAATGGCAGCAATGTGCTTAACTTTAATGAGTTGAGTATCGATTTGATGGCTAAAACAGTAACCGTTAATGGCACCCCGGTAAAATTTACCCGTAAAGAGCTTTCATTACTGATTTACTTTATCAGCAATAAAGGCAAGGTGATCTCTAAAAACGCCATTGCCGAGCATTTATGGGGCGATGGTATTGACATGGCCAATAACTTTGATTTTATTTACTCGCACATTAAAAATGTTCGCAAAAAAATAATGGAGGCGGGCGGCAAGGATTATATTTATGCCGCTTATGGCATGGGCTATAAATTTGCCGATCAATAA
- a CDS encoding efflux RND transporter periplasmic adaptor subunit: MKAKHIYLSACILATLYGCKGNTQPADDSGGDASSAQTPVTVTTVSDSAMVDYIDLNATSVFQQKNIVKANANGYVQKVNILPGHFVNKGELIFSIKTKEAQSIGNSINVLDTTFKFSGINKIKAAGSGYVTQLNHQQGDYVQDGEQLAVISDRESFAFVMQVPYELKGYLKNNPNVQLILPGGEKITGQIASSMPAVDSLSQTQGIVIRVNGNTPIPENLVAKARIIKTIRPHTASLPKSALLSNETQTEFWVMKLINPTTAVKTPVTKGIETGDRVEILTPKFSAGDKIVVTGNYGLADTAKVKISPL, translated from the coding sequence ATGAAAGCCAAACATATATACCTTAGCGCCTGCATATTGGCAACCTTATACGGCTGCAAGGGCAACACCCAACCCGCCGATGATAGCGGGGGCGACGCCTCATCTGCCCAAACTCCTGTTACCGTAACCACTGTAAGCGATAGTGCTATGGTTGATTATATCGACCTGAATGCAACCTCTGTTTTTCAGCAAAAAAACATCGTAAAGGCCAATGCTAACGGGTATGTGCAAAAGGTAAATATTTTGCCGGGGCATTTTGTAAATAAAGGCGAACTGATTTTCAGCATAAAAACCAAAGAAGCCCAAAGCATAGGTAACAGCATTAACGTGCTGGATACCACTTTCAAATTTTCGGGTATTAACAAAATAAAGGCTGCCGGCAGCGGCTACGTTACCCAACTTAACCATCAGCAAGGCGATTATGTGCAGGATGGCGAACAACTGGCCGTAATAAGCGATCGCGAAAGCTTTGCGTTTGTAATGCAGGTGCCTTACGAACTTAAGGGCTATTTAAAAAACAACCCCAACGTGCAACTGATACTCCCCGGCGGCGAAAAAATCACCGGGCAAATAGCCTCGTCAATGCCCGCGGTTGATTCGCTGTCGCAAACCCAGGGCATCGTGATCCGGGTGAATGGCAACACGCCTATCCCCGAAAACCTGGTAGCTAAAGCACGCATTATCAAAACTATCAGGCCGCATACGGCATCGCTGCCAAAATCGGCCCTGTTGAGTAATGAAACGCAAACCGAGTTTTGGGTAATGAAACTCATCAACCCAACAACAGCCGTAAAAACCCCGGTAACCAAAGGCATTGAAACCGGCGACAGGGTGGAGATACTAACACCAAAATTTTCGGCAGGCGATAAAATTGTGGTAACTGGGAATTATGGATTGGCAGATACGGCTAAAGTTAAAATAAGCCCCCTCTAA
- a CDS encoding EamA family transporter: MWWIYALLSALFAALTAIFAKIGIKGVDTDLATAIRTVIILILAWAIALFKGGHNGIGSLTKTNWTFLVLSGLATGLSWICYFRALQLGKVTQVAPVDKLSVALAIALSVLFLGEPLTLKNSIGALLIIGGTIVLIF; this comes from the coding sequence ATGTGGTGGATCTACGCATTACTATCGGCGCTCTTTGCAGCGCTTACAGCCATTTTTGCCAAAATAGGTATTAAAGGAGTTGATACCGATCTGGCAACAGCTATCCGAACAGTCATTATACTTATACTGGCCTGGGCCATTGCCCTTTTTAAAGGTGGGCATAACGGTATCGGCAGCCTTACCAAAACCAACTGGACATTCCTTGTTTTATCCGGCTTAGCCACCGGCCTTTCGTGGATCTGCTATTTCCGTGCATTGCAATTAGGTAAAGTAACGCAGGTGGCCCCGGTTGATAAACTGAGCGTTGCACTGGCTATCGCCTTGTCGGTTTTGTTTTTGGGCGAACCGCTTACCCTCAAAAATTCAATAGGGGCATTGCTCATCATTGGGGGTACAATTGTATTGATATTCTAA
- a CDS encoding YncE family protein: MKKHVIAAALLFAAALPFKLSAQTYVADKTIALPGDGGYDYLAIDKVNRNLYISHSTTVNIISLDAEQPVGVIGNMKGVHGIAIVNKLNRGFISDGKANAVVVFDLKTFKTITTIALTGANGPDAIMYDPFSDRVFTFNGESDNSSVINPSTLKQVGTVALGGGPEFAVSDGKGLIYNNLEDKSSLNVIDSKKLKVIKNYPLAPCSGPTGLALDAVNKRLFTVCRENKGVSVVDINTGKVTATLPIGAGVDAVVYDAETKLIFCSCGDGVTTIIKQKSADEYEVVQSLKTAERAKTMALDAKTHKIYLSVAQFQPGTRTTVPNTFEVLVYKPN; the protein is encoded by the coding sequence ATGAAAAAACACGTTATTGCCGCCGCATTGCTTTTTGCCGCTGCACTGCCTTTTAAACTGAGTGCACAAACTTATGTAGCCGATAAAACCATTGCCTTGCCCGGCGACGGCGGTTACGATTACCTGGCTATTGATAAGGTAAACCGTAACCTCTACATATCGCACTCAACCACGGTAAATATCATTAGCCTGGATGCCGAACAGCCTGTTGGTGTTATCGGAAACATGAAAGGTGTACATGGTATTGCTATTGTAAATAAACTTAACCGCGGTTTTATCAGCGACGGCAAGGCCAACGCTGTGGTAGTATTCGATCTGAAAACATTTAAAACCATCACAACTATTGCTCTTACCGGTGCAAACGGACCGGATGCAATTATGTATGATCCTTTTTCTGATCGGGTATTTACTTTTAACGGCGAAAGCGATAATTCATCGGTAATTAATCCATCAACCTTAAAGCAGGTTGGTACGGTAGCGCTTGGCGGCGGACCGGAGTTTGCCGTTAGCGATGGCAAAGGATTGATCTATAATAACCTTGAAGATAAAAGCAGCCTGAATGTTATCGACAGTAAAAAACTAAAGGTAATTAAAAACTACCCGCTGGCCCCTTGCAGCGGCCCCACAGGCTTAGCGCTCGATGCAGTGAACAAACGTTTGTTTACAGTTTGCCGCGAAAACAAAGGTGTAAGCGTGGTTGACATCAATACCGGTAAAGTAACCGCTACACTACCTATTGGCGCAGGTGTTGACGCAGTGGTTTATGATGCTGAAACCAAACTGATCTTCTGCTCGTGCGGCGATGGCGTTACCACCATCATCAAGCAAAAATCGGCCGATGAATACGAAGTGGTTCAATCCCTTAAAACTGCCGAGCGTGCCAAAACGATGGCTTTGGATGCTAAAACGCATAAAATTTACTTGAGCGTAGCACAATTTCAACCCGGCACACGTACAACAGTTCCAAATACTTTTGAAGTTTTGGTTTATAAACCAAATTAA